TTTCCAACCATAGGAAAAGGCtaatagaaaagaagagagattaATTATTTTGGGGTGGATCTAAGACAGGTGCTCCAAAAAGGTGACATTTCACCTATTTCAGATTCCATTAGCAGAATCCATTCTAGCTTATTTAGTCCTGTGCTAAACACTCTCATATACTTGTAATTTCATTGAATTCAGACCATTTTGCAGATCTGTTCTCTTGCCAGGCCTATTGCTGATGGCATCAAGGTGAATCAGGCCGAATATCTGTTCTCAAATAAGCTTACAGTCTCCAATGGGAGACAAATGCATAAATAggctaaaccaaaccaaaatagGTTTGGTCAGTGTTACTTATAATAGGGGAACCTCATAGTCACATCCCTACTCTAACCTTGCCTCCACTGATGTTCCAGAGATTCCCAAagatgtcaactcaaggccataCCTGGGCCCAACAGGTGAAGAAGGAGGATGAGAAGGAGGACCCCCTGGACCGGCTGATCTCCCGTTCTGGCTGTGCTGCTTCCCATTATGCAGTACAGGAGTGCATGGCCCAACACCAGGACTGGCGCCAGTGTCAGCCGCAGGTACAGGCCTTCAGGGACTGCATGAGTGAACAGCAGGCAAGGCGGCGGGAGGAGCTGCAGAGGAGGAAAGAGCGAGGCCATCCCATCACTGAGTCTCCAAACCGCCTATCCCCAGAGAATGACCCTGCAGAACCTAGCACCCAGAGAGATCCCGGGAAGAAGTCCTGAACAGCAGAAGGCCAAGAGGTATAAAACTCGGGAATTATCTTCAGCTAAGACTGACGTTGAAAGCTCGGCAGCCATGGGTTTGGACATGACTGCTGTAAAGAGCTGTGATATTTTCATGGTGAGATACCACACATCTTCACCAATATTGAATATTGACTGGTATTTGCTAAGTAAAACAAAGAGTGGGGTTAATGGATGGTCTTCTGTCCTACATCTTGGGTCAGTGTGCCAAGTACTGATTACATGGACGCTTAATTTGAAAAGTAAATTCACAATCTAAATATAAATTGGTTACCTGGTCAggtcttcatttattcatcattgGTTCAACACATGACTAACAAGTTTTTCTAAGACCTTTCCTTGTGCCAGCTACTGTGTGAATGAATAATATGATCTGATGGGATGAATAATAGAATCTCTTTCTTCGTGTTACTTAGTCTGGTTTGAAGGGTGGAaataaaacaacattagaataactaaTTACTAGCCATTATGTAAGTGCTTTTATCTTTCCTTGGTTGATCTGGATATTTCATTTAAtctagtagaaggaagaaaacatacgGGAAAATAAACACTGAGTTCCTCTTCTATCCCAGACAGATGCAGAGTCTGACCTCCACATGCTCACAGCCCAACAAACACACAATGTTGcctgacattttaaaaggcacttttaggggcgcctgggtggctcagtgggttaagccactgcctttggctcaggtcatgatctcagggtcctgggatcgagtcccgcatcaggctctctgctcggcaggtagcctgcttcctcttctccctctctctctgcctgcctctctgcctacttgtgatctctctctgtcaaataaattttaaaaaatatctttaaaggcACTTTTAacagagacgcctgggtggctcggtcagttgagcgtttgcctttggctcaggtcatgatagtgGAGTCTGGCATCattccccacatcgggctctctactcagtggggagcctgcttctccctctccctgccactgtgcctacttgtgcactctctctgtcaaataaaatcttattttttaggTGGCTGAATCCCCTTTATgccataaaaaagtaaataaataaaaggcacatttaacataaaatacagattttcagCTCTTAAAAAATGGAGAAGCTATcatcatggagcttatattcccACTTGACAATTTGCTGGAATTGAGTAACGATTCCTCTTTGAGATGGTTGTATTCTCCAGTTAATAACAGTTGCCAttgcttctca
The genomic region above belongs to Neovison vison isolate M4711 chromosome 7, ASM_NN_V1, whole genome shotgun sequence and contains:
- the LOC122914081 gene encoding cytochrome c oxidase assembly factor 4 homolog, mitochondrial encodes the protein MSTQGHTWAQQVKKEDEKEDPLDRLISRSGCAASHYAVQECMAQHQDWRQCQPQVQAFRDCMSEQQARRREELQRRKERGHPITESPNRLSPENDPAEPSTQRDPGKKS